The following are encoded together in the Nocardia sp. XZ_19_385 genome:
- a CDS encoding TIGR03557 family F420-dependent LLM class oxidoreductase, giving the protein MQIGYKLAAEGFGPKELIRQAVLAEQAGFDFVEISDHFHPWLDNQGHSPFAWTVLGAIAAETDRIGLATGVTCPTLRYHPAIVAQAAATLALVSDGRFTLGVGSGERLNEHIVGLEFPDAVRVRQAMLREALEIIRLLWTGGYQSYQGQYLQLSDARIFDLPDQPPVIAVAAGGASAAKLAAELGDGLFTTEPKAELVEQYHRAGGDGPRYAEVPVAWAQDEHTGAKAAWETSRWALTGWPVMSELPNPKNFAAASATVREEDILEQFTCGTDPDRFVAAVKKYTDAGYDHPVLQNAGPDPDGFIEFYRTELADKLRELQPVQPEALARG; this is encoded by the coding sequence ATGCAGATCGGGTACAAGCTGGCCGCGGAGGGTTTCGGCCCGAAGGAACTGATCCGGCAGGCGGTGCTGGCCGAGCAGGCCGGTTTCGACTTCGTCGAGATCAGCGACCACTTTCATCCCTGGCTCGACAATCAGGGGCACTCGCCGTTCGCCTGGACCGTGCTCGGCGCCATCGCCGCCGAGACCGACCGGATCGGGCTCGCCACCGGCGTCACCTGCCCGACGCTGCGGTATCACCCGGCCATCGTCGCCCAGGCCGCCGCAACGCTGGCGCTGGTGTCGGACGGGCGGTTCACCCTCGGCGTCGGTTCGGGTGAGCGGCTCAACGAGCACATCGTGGGCTTGGAGTTTCCCGACGCGGTGCGGGTGCGCCAGGCCATGCTGCGGGAGGCGCTGGAGATCATACGGTTGCTGTGGACCGGCGGCTACCAGTCGTATCAGGGTCAGTACCTGCAACTTTCGGATGCGCGGATCTTCGATCTGCCGGACCAGCCGCCGGTTATCGCGGTGGCGGCCGGTGGTGCGTCGGCGGCGAAGCTGGCGGCCGAACTCGGCGACGGGTTGTTCACCACCGAGCCCAAGGCCGAACTGGTCGAGCAGTATCACCGTGCCGGTGGCGACGGTCCGCGCTACGCGGAGGTGCCGGTGGCGTGGGCGCAAGACGAGCACACCGGGGCGAAGGCCGCGTGGGAGACCTCGCGCTGGGCGCTCACCGGCTGGCCGGTGATGAGTGAATTGCCCAACCCCAAGAACTTCGCCGCCGCGAGCGCGACGGTCCGCGAAGAGGACATCCTCGAGCAGTTCACCTGCGGCACCGATCCCGATCGCTTCGTCGCCGCCGTCAAGAAATACACCGACGCCGGTTACGACCACCCCGTCCTGCAGAACGCGGGTCCCGACCCGGACGGTTTCATCGAGTTCTACCGCACCGAACTCGCCGACAAGCTGCGCGAACTGCAGCCGGTCCAGCCCGAGGCACTCGCCCGCGGCTGA
- a CDS encoding serine/threonine-protein kinase, which translates to MISGRTVVDGRFELIEPLGSGGMGTVWRALDVMLHREVALKEVRPDVSPGASSPAVQRERVLREARALARIGHPNVVALHHIVNSEAEAHPWIVMELVRGQSLADRLAAGPLPVGIAARLGRGILAGLRAAHGVGVLHRDIKPANVMLREDDSPVLTDFGIAAIDGLNGLTSTGHLVGSLEYVAPERLGGKEGHPASDLWSLGLVLYVAVEGFHPMRRETTVAVLGAVLSGEIPPPRRAGPLAPALEALLVRDPEHRPSVEQLDQLLAQAIAATSVPSMPLAAMPQQFAGQESTTRTSVTPHSTPGGQYLASPPARAVAERRRRGLILGGIAALLIVSATVPIALWTTTPDTSAAQPTEPGTVPSLAPTPDTPTDTPTPAPADSPSLLTPDGIRQAIAALEKISGSAEFTDTTIYPDFINTGAPLQNRPTVYDTYSFHRETWLATRTGPGGTRTDPAIRLGSINWDLLPELFRSAEEKIGLANPTNRYIIIDNWSFNDDKPTLRFYLSDEYGDGGYLATTLDGTFVHVVTAEG; encoded by the coding sequence GTGATTTCCGGGAGGACAGTGGTCGACGGGCGTTTCGAGTTGATCGAACCGCTCGGCAGTGGGGGCATGGGGACGGTGTGGCGCGCACTGGATGTGATGCTGCATCGGGAGGTGGCGCTCAAGGAGGTGCGGCCGGATGTGTCGCCTGGGGCCAGTTCGCCGGCGGTGCAGCGGGAGCGGGTGTTGCGGGAGGCGCGGGCGCTGGCACGCATCGGGCATCCGAATGTGGTTGCGCTGCATCACATTGTGAATTCCGAAGCCGAGGCACACCCGTGGATCGTGATGGAGCTGGTGCGCGGCCAGAGCCTGGCCGACCGGCTGGCCGCGGGGCCGCTGCCGGTGGGGATAGCGGCGCGACTAGGGCGGGGCATACTCGCCGGGCTGCGCGCCGCGCACGGCGTGGGGGTGCTGCACAGGGACATAAAGCCCGCGAATGTGATGCTGCGCGAGGATGATTCGCCCGTGCTCACCGATTTCGGGATCGCCGCGATCGACGGATTGAACGGGCTGACATCCACCGGCCATCTGGTCGGATCGCTGGAATATGTTGCGCCGGAACGACTCGGCGGCAAAGAAGGCCATCCGGCGTCGGATCTGTGGTCGCTGGGGTTGGTGCTCTACGTCGCGGTGGAGGGATTCCATCCAATGCGGCGTGAGACCACCGTCGCGGTGCTGGGGGCGGTCCTGTCCGGTGAGATTCCGCCACCACGGCGCGCCGGTCCGCTGGCACCGGCGCTGGAAGCGCTGCTGGTACGCGATCCAGAGCATCGCCCGTCGGTCGAACAGCTGGATCAGCTACTCGCACAGGCGATTGCCGCGACCTCGGTGCCGTCGATGCCACTCGCCGCGATGCCGCAGCAGTTCGCCGGGCAGGAATCGACAACGCGCACCTCGGTCACTCCGCATTCCACGCCCGGCGGCCAGTACCTGGCGAGTCCACCGGCGAGAGCCGTTGCGGAGCGTCGTCGGCGCGGCCTCATCCTCGGAGGAATCGCGGCCTTGCTGATCGTCTCGGCCACCGTGCCGATAGCCCTGTGGACGACGACGCCGGACACCTCGGCGGCGCAACCGACAGAACCCGGGACTGTGCCCAGCCTCGCCCCCACCCCGGACACCCCAACGGACACTCCCACGCCCGCGCCTGCCGACAGCCCGAGCCTGCTCACCCCCGATGGCATCCGGCAGGCGATCGCAGCGCTCGAAAAGATCTCCGGCAGTGCGGAATTCACTGACACGACGATCTACCCCGACTTCATCAACACCGGTGCACCGCTACAGAATCGCCCCACGGTCTACGACACGTACAGCTTCCACCGCGAAACCTGGCTCGCGACCCGCACCGGCCCTGGCGGCACCCGGACCGACCCCGCGATCCGGCTCGGCTCGATCAACTGGGACCTGCTCCCCGAGCTGTTCCGTAGCGCGGAGGAGAAGATCGGTCTCGCGAACCCCACCAACCGCTACATCATCATCGACAACTGGTCGTTCAACGACGACAAGCCGACGCTGCGGTTCTATCTCAGCGATGAATACGGCGACGGCGGCTACCTCGCCACCACCCTCGACGGCACCTTCGTCCACGTGGTCACCGCCGAAGGCTGA
- a CDS encoding MarR family winged helix-turn-helix transcriptional regulator yields MSDELAALPRLVYEMTLLSRHFPTSVLRRPGFRLDRSAYLLLTRLELDTPLSLRELSEAFRLDVSTINRQVGSMLKQGLVERVPDPDGGVARKIRASAKGLESLAHDRAQSREGIGTVVADWDQADVEQLSKLVARFNASIEAKEDNPWPRP; encoded by the coding sequence ATGTCCGACGAGCTTGCGGCGCTGCCGCGCCTGGTCTACGAGATGACCCTGCTCTCCCGGCACTTCCCCACCTCGGTGCTACGCCGGCCCGGCTTCCGGCTCGACCGCTCCGCGTATCTACTGCTGACCCGGCTCGAACTGGACACCCCCCTGAGCCTGCGCGAACTGTCCGAGGCCTTCCGGCTCGACGTCTCCACCATCAACCGTCAAGTGGGCTCGATGCTGAAACAGGGTCTGGTGGAACGGGTTCCGGACCCCGACGGCGGTGTCGCGCGCAAGATCCGGGCCAGCGCCAAAGGTTTGGAATCGCTCGCCCACGATCGCGCGCAGAGCCGCGAGGGCATCGGCACCGTGGTAGCGGACTGGGACCAGGCCGATGTCGAACAGCTGAGCAAACTCGTCGCGCGGTTCAACGCGTCCATCGAAGCGAAGGAAGACAACCCCTGGCCCCGGCCCTAG
- a CDS encoding nitroreductase family deazaflavin-dependent oxidoreductase, which yields MTDKQRKAGTPSAFSIWMQKKMNARMNRKVRKGKGGFAGMEVLVLNTVGSRSGEPRETPVAWFDDGTGGRLLIASGGGSQNPAWYTNLMAHPDQATIELPDSNGPVAVLPQRLEGAEREQAFKIITAAQPRIGKYQSKSDREYPIVRLSPR from the coding sequence ATGACCGATAAGCAGCGCAAAGCCGGCACCCCCTCAGCGTTCTCGATCTGGATGCAGAAGAAGATGAACGCCCGGATGAACCGCAAGGTCCGCAAGGGCAAGGGCGGCTTCGCGGGCATGGAGGTCTTGGTCCTGAACACCGTCGGATCGCGCAGCGGCGAGCCCCGCGAAACCCCGGTGGCCTGGTTCGACGACGGCACCGGCGGCCGGCTGCTGATCGCCTCCGGCGGCGGCAGCCAGAATCCCGCCTGGTACACCAACCTGATGGCGCACCCGGACCAGGCGACCATCGAACTGCCCGACAGCAACGGACCGGTCGCGGTGCTCCCGCAGCGCCTCGAGGGCGCCGAGCGCGAGCAGGCGTTCAAGATCATCACCGCCGCGCAGCCCCGCATCGGGAAATATCAGAGCAAGTCCGACCGCGAATACCCGATCGTCCGCCTCTCCCCGCGGTAA
- the kstD gene encoding 3-oxosteroid 1-dehydrogenase: MQDTNNVDVVVVGSGAAGMAAALTAAHHGLSALIVEKAQHWGGSSARSGGGVWIPGNSALRRQAPADDLEDARAYLTSIVGEHADPARINTYIDRGPEVFDFLAKHSPLEMRWVPGYSDYYPEAPGGRAHGRSVEPKPFDARRLGPELATLEPDYAPGPKNFVLTQADFRQLHLGLRNPRFLFRSIGIGARWAKGQLLRQHLLTRGQALMAMLRAGLLEANVPLWLDTPLVALREHDGRVTGVMVRRDGVEQLIEARCGVVIAAGGFEHNAEMRRQYQREPIGTDWTVGAKANTGDGIRAGQSLGAAVEFMADAWWGPSIPLPRVPWFCLAERNLPGSIVVNDRGERFMNESLPYVEATHRMYGGHNGQGEGPGENLPAWLIFDQRYRNRYSFAGLTPRQAIPRRWLKSGAVTRADSLAELATAIGVPADQLEASVTRFNEFAKHGKDEDFGRGESAYDRYYGDPRQRPNPNLGALDSGPFYAAKLVPGDLGTKGGLVTDSVGRVLRADGSSIQGLYAAGNASAPVMGHTYAGPGATIGPALVFAYLAVLDAAEHPVARSH; encoded by the coding sequence ATGCAGGACACCAATAATGTCGACGTCGTCGTGGTCGGATCGGGAGCCGCGGGGATGGCCGCGGCCCTCACCGCCGCACACCACGGCCTGAGCGCGCTCATCGTCGAAAAGGCGCAGCACTGGGGCGGGTCCTCGGCCCGCTCCGGGGGTGGAGTGTGGATCCCCGGGAATTCCGCGCTGCGCCGACAGGCCCCAGCGGACGACCTCGAAGACGCCCGGGCCTATCTGACAAGCATCGTGGGTGAACACGCGGACCCGGCGCGGATCAACACCTACATCGATCGCGGTCCGGAGGTCTTCGACTTTCTGGCGAAGCATTCGCCGTTGGAAATGCGCTGGGTGCCCGGCTATTCGGACTACTACCCGGAAGCGCCCGGCGGACGTGCGCACGGCCGATCGGTGGAACCGAAACCGTTCGACGCCCGGCGGCTCGGCCCCGAACTGGCCACGCTGGAGCCGGACTACGCACCGGGACCCAAGAATTTCGTGCTCACCCAAGCCGACTTCCGGCAACTGCACCTGGGCCTGCGCAATCCACGCTTCCTGTTCCGGTCGATCGGTATCGGCGCGCGCTGGGCGAAAGGTCAGTTGCTGCGCCAGCATCTGCTCACCCGCGGCCAGGCGCTGATGGCGATGCTGCGCGCCGGGCTCCTGGAAGCGAATGTCCCGCTGTGGCTGGACACCCCGCTCGTCGCCTTGCGCGAGCACGACGGCCGCGTCACCGGCGTCATGGTCCGGCGGGACGGTGTCGAGCAACTCATCGAAGCCCGCTGCGGAGTGGTGATCGCGGCGGGCGGCTTCGAGCACAACGCGGAGATGCGCCGGCAGTATCAGCGCGAACCCATCGGCACCGACTGGACCGTCGGCGCGAAAGCGAACACCGGTGACGGCATCCGCGCGGGCCAATCGCTCGGCGCAGCGGTCGAATTCATGGCGGATGCCTGGTGGGGGCCGTCGATCCCGCTACCCCGGGTGCCCTGGTTCTGCCTCGCCGAGCGCAATCTGCCGGGCAGCATCGTCGTCAACGACCGTGGCGAGCGGTTCATGAACGAATCACTGCCCTACGTCGAAGCGACGCACCGGATGTACGGCGGCCACAACGGCCAGGGCGAAGGTCCTGGTGAAAACCTCCCCGCCTGGCTGATTTTCGATCAGCGCTACCGCAACCGGTATTCGTTCGCGGGTTTGACGCCGCGCCAGGCGATCCCACGCCGCTGGCTGAAGTCCGGCGCGGTGACGCGCGCGGATTCCCTCGCGGAACTGGCAACGGCGATCGGCGTCCCCGCCGACCAGCTCGAAGCCTCGGTCACGCGCTTCAACGAATTCGCGAAGCACGGCAAGGACGAGGATTTCGGCCGTGGTGAAAGCGCTTACGACCGCTACTACGGCGATCCGCGTCAGCGCCCGAACCCGAATCTCGGTGCCCTGGACAGCGGCCCGTTCTACGCCGCCAAGCTGGTGCCCGGCGACCTCGGGACCAAAGGCGGGCTGGTCACCGACTCGGTGGGCCGAGTACTGCGCGCCGACGGCAGCAGCATCCAAGGCCTGTATGCCGCGGGCAATGCCAGCGCTCCGGTGATGGGTCACACCTACGCCGGTCCCGGCGCGACCATCGGCCCCGCGCTGGTCTTCGCCTACCTCGCGGTGCTGGATGCTGCCGAACACCCGGTGGCGCGGAGCCATTAG
- a CDS encoding CdaR family transcriptional regulator, producing the protein MTEFDHTGTIDSDARRAELERLRDRAAALVGAFSADTQPYSTLPSSLMDADFVPSATLNVSLFFRFLIDDTAPTEEDTAPLVLRAVNLVHDGMPLVVVLHNYRVGIEFLFSQLIPMVEDTGVVSDIALRVTDYLGLIMSRITVALVDEARQPRWDLLERQREVVDALLTGREPAGWAQDPETPVGEAFLVAVVRLGEPTPGTLTGLRGRINTVPGTLLHRDSGGWTALVPMRPGDADTPAASLLSRLGFPAAQPHPELWIGAAAAPARADIPAAYAEAQIVAEVARSLRRSEIVCERAFMVFEYAIATSGPARPGLAAVLDPLDGQPALALTLDTFIEQQFNHNAVARTMFIHRNTVNYRLTRITDLTGHDPQQPEGIATLMAARVARRLEAKARS; encoded by the coding sequence ATGACCGAGTTCGACCACACTGGCACCATCGATTCCGACGCGCGGCGGGCCGAACTGGAGCGGCTCCGGGACCGCGCCGCGGCGCTGGTCGGCGCGTTCAGCGCGGACACTCAGCCCTACAGCACGCTCCCGAGCTCGCTCATGGACGCGGATTTCGTGCCCAGCGCGACCCTGAACGTCTCCCTGTTCTTTCGCTTCCTGATCGATGACACCGCGCCCACGGAGGAAGACACCGCGCCGCTGGTGCTGCGCGCGGTGAACCTGGTGCACGACGGTATGCCGCTGGTGGTGGTGCTGCACAACTACCGCGTCGGCATCGAATTCCTGTTCTCACAACTGATTCCGATGGTCGAGGACACCGGCGTCGTGTCGGATATCGCGCTACGGGTGACCGACTATCTGGGGCTGATCATGTCCCGCATCACGGTGGCGCTGGTGGATGAGGCGCGCCAGCCGCGCTGGGATCTGCTGGAGCGCCAGCGCGAGGTCGTCGACGCGCTGCTGACGGGCCGCGAGCCGGCCGGGTGGGCACAGGATCCGGAAACCCCGGTGGGCGAAGCGTTCCTGGTGGCGGTGGTGCGCCTGGGCGAGCCCACGCCCGGAACGCTGACCGGGTTGCGCGGTCGCATCAACACCGTGCCCGGCACCCTGCTGCACCGCGACAGCGGGGGCTGGACAGCGCTGGTGCCGATGCGTCCCGGCGATGCCGACACCCCGGCGGCGAGCCTGCTGTCGCGTCTGGGTTTCCCTGCGGCACAACCACATCCGGAACTCTGGATCGGTGCCGCCGCGGCCCCGGCCCGGGCCGATATACCCGCCGCGTACGCCGAGGCGCAGATCGTGGCCGAGGTGGCCCGCTCGCTGCGCCGGTCCGAGATCGTGTGCGAGCGGGCGTTCATGGTGTTCGAGTACGCCATCGCCACCTCGGGTCCGGCCCGGCCGGGGCTGGCGGCGGTGCTCGATCCGCTGGACGGTCAGCCCGCGCTGGCGCTCACCCTCGACACGTTCATCGAGCAGCAGTTCAACCACAACGCGGTGGCGCGGACCATGTTCATCCACCGCAACACCGTGAACTACCGGCTGACCCGGATCACCGACCTGACCGGCCACGATCCCCAGCAGCCCGAGGGCATCGCCACCCTGATGGCCGCGCGGGTGGCCCGGCGCCTGGAAGCCAAGGCGCGATCCTGA
- a CDS encoding alpha/beta hydrolase family protein, which produces MKLSALRNTAAVALAAALTTTLLGGTASAAPEKPSAVTSIVKEGRNWHLKVYSAAMNTEIPVDVQRPIDESTPAPNMWLLSGLDGGEGSASWQARTDALQFLSSKPVNVILPIGGRGSYYTDWQQADPELGMNKWKTFFTEELPPLLDKALNSTGLNSLAGLSTSGTSVLQLAEAKPGLWKSVAAYSGCAQIADPIGKQAVKFSVETWAGGDTENMYGPDDSPLWVENDPVINAEKLRGTKLYLASGSGIPVAADVLYYLNQSPGPMGAVNLSLGMIIEGATNACTMNLKNRLDSLAIPATYQFNPVGTHYWPYWEEALHKSWPLLADGMGIAP; this is translated from the coding sequence GTGAAGCTTTCTGCCCTACGCAACACCGCCGCGGTCGCACTTGCCGCCGCTCTGACGACGACGCTGCTCGGTGGCACCGCTTCGGCGGCCCCGGAAAAGCCCTCGGCCGTTACCTCCATTGTCAAAGAGGGACGTAACTGGCATCTGAAGGTCTACTCGGCCGCGATGAACACCGAGATCCCGGTCGACGTGCAGCGTCCGATCGACGAGTCCACGCCCGCGCCGAACATGTGGCTGCTGAGCGGGCTCGACGGTGGCGAAGGCAGCGCGAGCTGGCAGGCCCGCACCGACGCGCTGCAGTTCCTGTCCAGCAAGCCGGTGAACGTGATTCTGCCGATTGGCGGCCGTGGCAGCTACTACACCGACTGGCAGCAGGCCGACCCCGAGCTCGGCATGAACAAGTGGAAGACCTTCTTCACCGAAGAGCTGCCGCCGCTGCTGGACAAGGCCCTGAATTCCACCGGCCTGAACTCGCTGGCCGGTCTGTCGACCTCCGGCACCTCGGTGCTGCAGCTGGCCGAGGCCAAGCCGGGCCTGTGGAAGTCGGTCGCCGCCTACAGCGGGTGCGCGCAGATCGCCGACCCCATCGGCAAGCAGGCCGTGAAGTTCTCGGTCGAGACCTGGGCCGGTGGCGACACCGAGAACATGTACGGGCCGGACGACAGCCCGCTGTGGGTGGAGAACGATCCGGTCATCAACGCTGAGAAGCTGCGTGGCACAAAGCTCTACCTGGCCAGCGGCAGCGGCATCCCGGTCGCGGCCGACGTCCTGTACTACCTGAACCAGTCGCCCGGCCCGATGGGCGCGGTCAACCTCAGCCTCGGCATGATCATCGAGGGCGCCACCAACGCCTGCACGATGAACCTGAAGAACCGGCTCGATTCGCTGGCCATCCCCGCGACCTACCAGTTCAACCCGGTCGGCACGCACTACTGGCCGTACTGGGAAGAGGCCCTGCACAAGTCGTGGCCGCTGCTGGCCGACGGCATGGGCATCGCTCCCTGA
- a CDS encoding CsbD family protein, producing MPEHTSGPREGIEGVVEDVKGKAKEATGIVTGNEGLKEEGRAQQDKAESQREAAKKEAAAEKARAEADIDEARQAGYQNR from the coding sequence GTGCCCGAACATACAAGTGGTCCTCGTGAAGGAATCGAAGGCGTCGTCGAGGACGTGAAGGGTAAGGCCAAGGAGGCCACCGGCATCGTCACCGGTAACGAGGGCCTCAAGGAAGAGGGCCGCGCCCAGCAGGACAAGGCCGAATCCCAGCGTGAGGCCGCCAAGAAGGAAGCCGCCGCCGAAAAGGCGCGTGCGGAAGCCGACATCGACGAGGCCCGCCAGGCTGGTTACCAGAACCGCTGA
- a CDS encoding NAD(P)/FAD-dependent oxidoreductase, translated as MKRCREPRIVIIGAGVSGIASAITLQRNGFHDFVILEKGSDVGGVWHWNRYPGLTCDVPSQLYQFGFAPNPKWSQVFAPGPEIQRYLGDVVDQFGLREHVRLDSEVVAAQFTGAGWRVETAAGAVHEADFVIAATGVLHHPAMPEIPGLDEFTGDVLHTARWDDAVPTAGRRIAVIGTGSTGVQVVSALQPEAARLTHFVRSPQWVIWAPMWLPQPGVVGAVLDRLPEINKKLYQAGMAGAKLFTDIVTRPSWRRRAVQEYARLSLRAQVRDPELRAQLTPDYEPLCKRQVLSGSYYRALRARNTELVSAGIDKVTSTGIRTTDGREHAVDLIVFATGFQAHNYMRPMNLRGRDGISIDDAWQKGPRAYRMTALPGFPNLFTVLGPNSPTGSIPLHHAAEVTARYITAWIKRWRAGEFDTVEVTDAATDRFDAEVTEALGPTVWNTGCNSWYFTEGGSIDLLPFDRATMETMLAAPDDGDFHLQKLS; from the coding sequence ATGAAGAGGTGTCGGGAGCCGCGCATCGTGATCATCGGTGCCGGTGTGTCCGGTATTGCCAGTGCTATTACGTTGCAGCGCAATGGGTTCCATGATTTCGTGATCCTGGAGAAGGGATCCGACGTGGGTGGGGTGTGGCATTGGAACCGCTATCCGGGCCTGACCTGTGATGTGCCCTCGCAGCTGTACCAGTTCGGTTTCGCGCCGAACCCGAAGTGGTCGCAGGTGTTCGCGCCGGGTCCGGAGATTCAGCGGTATCTCGGCGATGTGGTCGATCAGTTCGGGCTGCGCGAGCACGTGCGGTTGGACTCGGAGGTAGTCGCGGCCCAGTTCACCGGTGCCGGGTGGCGGGTGGAGACCGCGGCCGGGGCCGTGCACGAGGCCGATTTCGTCATCGCGGCCACGGGCGTGCTGCACCATCCGGCCATGCCGGAGATCCCTGGCTTGGACGAGTTCACCGGCGATGTGCTGCACACCGCCCGCTGGGACGACGCGGTGCCGACCGCGGGCCGCCGGATCGCCGTCATCGGCACCGGTTCCACTGGCGTGCAGGTAGTTTCGGCGTTGCAACCGGAAGCGGCGCGGCTCACGCATTTCGTGCGCAGCCCGCAGTGGGTCATCTGGGCGCCGATGTGGCTGCCGCAGCCTGGGGTCGTCGGCGCGGTGCTGGATCGGTTGCCCGAGATCAACAAGAAGCTGTACCAGGCGGGGATGGCCGGGGCGAAGCTGTTCACCGATATCGTCACCCGGCCCAGCTGGCGGCGGCGCGCGGTCCAGGAGTACGCCCGGCTGAGTCTGCGGGCTCAGGTGCGCGACCCGGAGCTGCGGGCCCAGCTCACCCCCGACTACGAGCCGCTGTGCAAGCGACAAGTGTTGTCCGGCAGCTACTATCGCGCGCTGCGTGCCCGCAACACCGAGCTGGTCTCCGCGGGCATCGACAAGGTGACCTCGACCGGCATCCGCACCACCGACGGCCGCGAGCACGCCGTCGACCTGATCGTGTTCGCGACCGGCTTCCAGGCGCACAACTACATGCGGCCGATGAATCTCCGCGGCCGCGACGGGATTTCGATCGACGACGCCTGGCAGAAGGGCCCGCGGGCCTACCGGATGACCGCCCTGCCCGGTTTCCCCAACCTGTTCACGGTGCTCGGCCCCAACTCGCCCACCGGTTCGATCCCGCTGCACCACGCCGCGGAAGTCACCGCCCGCTACATCACCGCCTGGATAAAGCGCTGGCGTGCGGGTGAATTCGACACCGTCGAGGTCACCGACGCCGCCACCGACCGCTTCGACGCCGAAGTCACCGAGGCGCTCGGCCCGACCGTCTGGAACACCGGCTGCAATTCCTGGTACTTCACCGAAGGCGGCAGCATCGACCTGCTGCCTTTCGATCGCGCCACCATGGAAACAATGCTCGCCGCCCCGGATGACGGCGATTTCCACCTGCAGAAACTGTCCTGA
- a CDS encoding TetR/AcrR family transcriptional regulator, with the protein MASGSISLRERQRRQVRADIQRAAFELFARKGFDAVTTEQIAAAAEISPSTYFRHVRSKEDLLLDPVREGGAGIAALLEERPGTETADVALAQAILTRSTALAAAELEQWRAAFRSAPHLLDRVALVPPEHRARLIELVAQRMSCDPQTDSKPGLLVHLMLAAAEFGYLQWLRSADNAAASLPVCIEGALAAVLGKRWSKS; encoded by the coding sequence ATGGCAAGTGGATCGATTTCGCTGCGGGAGCGGCAGCGGCGGCAGGTGCGCGCGGACATTCAGCGCGCGGCGTTCGAGTTGTTCGCGCGCAAGGGATTCGACGCGGTGACGACCGAGCAGATCGCGGCTGCCGCGGAAATCTCGCCGAGTACCTATTTCCGGCATGTGCGCAGTAAGGAAGATCTGCTGCTGGACCCGGTGCGGGAGGGTGGCGCGGGCATCGCCGCGCTGCTGGAGGAGCGGCCGGGCACCGAAACCGCGGATGTCGCGCTGGCGCAGGCGATCTTGACCCGGTCCACCGCGCTGGCGGCCGCCGAGCTGGAGCAGTGGCGGGCCGCGTTCCGCAGTGCGCCGCATCTGCTCGATCGGGTCGCGCTGGTGCCGCCGGAACATCGGGCCAGGTTGATCGAGCTTGTCGCACAGCGAATGTCCTGCGATCCGCAGACGGACAGCAAGCCGGGGCTGCTGGTGCATTTGATGCTCGCGGCCGCCGAGTTCGGGTATCTGCAATGGCTGCGCAGTGCGGACAACGCCGCGGCCTCGCTGCCGGTGTGCATCGAAGGGGCGCTCGCCGCAGTGCTCGGCAAACGGTGGAGCAAAAGCTGA